In Myxococcus stipitatus, the following are encoded in one genomic region:
- a CDS encoding oxygenase MpaB family protein, which yields MNRFALRDRTDTLDAETQHEDIVRILATQEFPWDIEQALSFALFRTYAVPSIGVLLYQTGEFTQRTQKRYDDTVLILDTILEHGIHSPAGKSAFRRMNQMHGAYDISNDDMRYVLCTFVVTPVRWVAEFGWRPFTPHEVKAWACHYREVGRHMGIQGIPETYEAFARHMDDYEARHFAFDERSRAVADSTLELLTTFPPSHLAPKKAVNLFARTLMEDALLDAFRYERPSALSRKVFRSALQLRGKFVRYFLSPRETPYFGRSRPNVRSYPQGYQVDQLGTFPKGCPVHHASPADGAAAPARRAHGGGET from the coding sequence ATGAACCGCTTCGCGCTGAGAGACCGCACCGACACACTCGACGCAGAGACTCAGCACGAGGACATCGTCCGCATCCTCGCCACCCAGGAGTTCCCCTGGGACATCGAGCAGGCCCTCAGCTTCGCGCTGTTCCGCACCTACGCGGTGCCCAGCATCGGCGTGCTCCTGTACCAGACGGGTGAGTTCACCCAGCGCACCCAGAAGCGCTACGACGACACCGTGCTCATCCTCGACACCATCCTCGAGCACGGCATCCACAGCCCCGCCGGCAAGAGCGCCTTCCGGCGCATGAACCAGATGCACGGCGCCTATGACATCTCCAACGATGACATGCGCTACGTGCTCTGCACCTTCGTCGTGACACCCGTGCGCTGGGTCGCCGAGTTCGGCTGGCGTCCCTTCACCCCCCACGAGGTGAAGGCGTGGGCCTGTCACTACCGCGAGGTGGGCCGGCACATGGGCATCCAGGGCATCCCCGAGACATACGAAGCCTTCGCCCGGCACATGGATGACTACGAAGCGCGGCACTTCGCCTTCGATGAGCGCAGCCGCGCCGTCGCCGACTCCACGCTCGAGCTGCTCACCACCTTCCCGCCTTCCCACCTCGCGCCCAAGAAGGCCGTGAATCTCTTCGCACGCACGCTCATGGAGGACGCGCTGCTGGACGCGTTCCGCTATGAGCGCCCCTCCGCGCTCAGCCGGAAGGTGTTCCGCTCGGCGCTCCAACTGAGAGGAAAGTTCGTCCGCTACTTCCTGTCACCGCGCGAGACGCCCTATTTCGGACGCTCGCGCCCCAACGTGCGCAGCTATCCCCAGGGCTACCAGGTCGACCAGCTGGGCACCTTCCCCAAGGGCTGTCCCGTCCACCATGCCTCACCGGCCGATGGCGCAGCGGCCCCCGCGCGGCGCGCACACGGCGGCGGCGAGACGTAG
- a CDS encoding radical SAM protein translates to MPAARPHIEPRLVPSADSVVVKEIYLSLQGESSHAGLLCAFIRLTGCHLRCTYCDSEFAFHGGKRRKNAEVLEEVKALRTPRVEITGGEPLLQPGVYPLMQSLLDGGYTVLLETSGAIDVRLVPPDVHKIVDMKTPSSGESSRNDLRNFTSMNARDELKFVIGSREDYEWSKALITEHRLAEKPFALLFSTVFDKLHPRELAEWTVEDRLPVRFQLQMHKYLWDPNARGV, encoded by the coding sequence ATGCCCGCCGCGCGTCCCCACATCGAGCCCCGACTCGTTCCCTCCGCGGATTCCGTGGTGGTGAAGGAGATTTATCTCTCGCTCCAGGGCGAGTCCTCGCACGCTGGCCTGCTGTGCGCGTTCATCCGCCTCACCGGCTGCCACCTGCGCTGCACCTACTGCGACAGCGAGTTCGCCTTCCACGGCGGCAAGCGGAGGAAGAACGCGGAGGTCCTCGAGGAGGTGAAGGCCCTGCGCACACCTCGCGTGGAAATCACCGGCGGCGAGCCGCTGCTCCAGCCCGGGGTCTACCCGCTGATGCAGTCGCTGCTCGACGGGGGATACACGGTGCTGCTGGAGACCAGCGGCGCCATCGACGTGCGGCTGGTGCCTCCGGACGTCCACAAAATCGTCGACATGAAGACGCCCTCGTCGGGCGAGTCGTCTCGCAATGACTTGCGAAACTTCACGTCGATGAACGCGCGCGACGAGCTGAAGTTCGTCATCGGCTCACGCGAGGATTACGAGTGGAGCAAGGCGCTCATCACCGAGCACCGGCTGGCCGAGAAGCCCTTCGCGCTGCTGTTCTCCACCGTGTTCGACAAGCTCCACCCGCGCGAGCTCGCCGAGTGGACCGTCGAGGACCGGCTCCCCGTCCGCTTCCAGCTCCAGATGCACAAGTACCTCTGGGACCCCAACGCGCGCGGCGTGTGA